A single genomic interval of Tistrella bauzanensis harbors:
- a CDS encoding polyhydroxyalkanoate depolymerase, which yields MLYQLHELHAATVTPIRLMARAAQRIHSSPFNPMSYSPYGRMIAAAAEVLERVTDRYEKPAFGLNHTVIDGRTVPVVEEIVSDLTFCKLLHFKREAPGLNDPKLLLVAPLSGHYATLLRGTVEALLPDHDVYITDWTDARNVPLFEGPFHLDDYVEYVIAFLHHLGEGTHVMAVCQPSVPVLAAVALMNADEDPCAPATMTLMGGPIDTRESPTQVNQLAMTRPLKWFEDNVIHSVPGIYPGIGRRVYPGFLQLTGFMTMNLERHIGAHVKLYEHLVEGDGDSADAHRSFYDEYLSVMDLPAEYYLETIDRVFQRHLLPKREMMVHGRLADPAAITRTAVMTVEGELDDISGIGQTRATHLLCNNLPEAMHGHYEQAGVGHYGIFNGRRWREQVKPRIASFMRAHARD from the coding sequence ATGCTCTATCAGTTACATGAACTGCATGCAGCGACCGTGACACCGATCCGTTTGATGGCGCGGGCGGCGCAGCGCATTCACAGTTCCCCGTTCAACCCGATGTCCTATTCACCCTATGGCCGCATGATCGCCGCGGCCGCCGAGGTGCTGGAACGGGTGACGGACCGTTACGAGAAGCCGGCCTTCGGGCTGAACCATACCGTGATCGACGGCCGGACCGTGCCGGTGGTGGAAGAGATCGTCAGCGATCTGACCTTCTGCAAGCTGCTGCACTTCAAGCGCGAGGCACCCGGGCTGAACGATCCGAAGCTGCTGCTGGTGGCGCCTTTGTCGGGGCATTACGCCACCCTGCTGCGCGGCACGGTCGAGGCGCTGCTGCCCGATCACGACGTCTACATCACCGACTGGACCGACGCCCGGAACGTGCCGCTGTTCGAAGGCCCGTTCCATCTGGACGACTATGTCGAGTATGTCATCGCCTTCCTGCATCACCTGGGCGAAGGCACCCATGTGATGGCGGTGTGTCAGCCATCGGTGCCGGTGCTGGCCGCCGTGGCGCTGATGAATGCCGACGAGGACCCCTGTGCGCCGGCGACCATGACGCTGATGGGCGGGCCGATCGATACCCGCGAAAGCCCGACCCAGGTCAACCAACTGGCGATGACCCGGCCGCTGAAGTGGTTCGAGGACAATGTCATCCATTCGGTGCCGGGGATCTATCCGGGCATCGGCCGCCGGGTCTATCCGGGCTTTCTGCAGCTGACCGGGTTCATGACCATGAACCTTGAGCGCCATATCGGCGCCCATGTGAAGCTGTATGAGCATCTGGTCGAGGGCGATGGCGACAGCGCCGATGCCCATCGCAGCTTCTATGACGAATATCTCTCGGTCATGGATCTGCCGGCGGAATACTATCTTGAGACCATCGACCGGGTGTTCCAGCGCCATCTGCTGCCCAAGCGGGAGATGATGGTTCATGGCCGGCTGGCGGACCCCGCCGCGATCACCCGCACCGCGGTGATGACGGTTGAGGGCGAGCTGGACGACATCTCCGGCATCGGCCAGACCCGGGCCACCCATCTGCTGTGCAACAATCTGCCTGAGGCCATGCATGGCCATTACGAGCAGGCCGGTGTCGGCCATTACGGCATCTTCAACGGCCGCCGCTGGCGTGAACAGGTGAAGCCGCGCATCGCCTCGTTCATGCGTGCCCACGCCCGCGACTGA
- a CDS encoding SCO family protein, whose protein sequence is MSKKAPRRPSVLTIIAIAAVIAIGGVLALRWTEMSADRARGVASGEALIGGPFTLTDQSGRAVTDQTYAGRLMLVYFGYTYCPDVCPTDLQKISATLEMLGDDADKVAPVFITVDPERDTVDQMARHLTLFDSRINGLTGTPEQIAAAAKAYRVYYQAVRDDASASDYLVDHSAFIYLMDREGRYLTHFSRGDTPETMVEAIRAGL, encoded by the coding sequence ATGTCGAAAAAGGCCCCTCGCCGTCCGTCGGTGCTGACGATCATCGCCATTGCCGCGGTGATCGCGATCGGCGGCGTGCTGGCATTGCGCTGGACCGAGATGTCGGCCGATCGCGCGCGCGGCGTGGCATCGGGCGAAGCGCTGATCGGCGGCCCCTTCACCCTGACCGATCAGTCGGGCCGGGCGGTGACCGACCAGACCTATGCCGGCCGGCTGATGCTGGTCTATTTCGGTTATACCTATTGCCCGGATGTGTGCCCCACCGACCTTCAGAAGATCTCGGCGACGCTGGAGATGCTGGGCGACGACGCCGACAAGGTGGCGCCAGTCTTCATCACCGTCGATCCGGAGCGCGACACTGTCGACCAGATGGCGCGCCATCTGACCCTGTTCGACAGCCGCATCAACGGCCTGACGGGAACCCCTGAGCAGATCGCCGCCGCCGCCAAGGCCTATCGGGTATATTATCAGGCGGTCCGCGACGACGCCAGCGCCAGCGATTATCTGGTCGACCACAGCGCCTTCATCTATCTGATGGACCGCGAAGGCCGCTATCTGACCCATTTCAGCCGTGGCGACACGCCGGAAACCATGGTCGAGGCCATTCGCGCCGGTCTGTGA
- the cbiB gene encoding adenosylcobinamide-phosphate synthase CbiB, with amino-acid sequence MTISALAADPVLLAAILGPIHAPDPGLLLLIVAVLDGFLGDPPGLWARLPHPVALIGRTIAALDQRLNRPERSAADRVRRGGLTVLVVVGGTAAIAFGLHLVLAVIPFGWVVEALIATTLIAQKSLYEHVRDVAEALAQDGLAAGRRMVARIVGRDPDSLDEAGVSRAGIESLAENFSDGVVAPLFWFAVAGLPGLAAYKAINTLDSMIGHLTPRHADFGRVAARLDDVVNWPAARLAGLLIVAAAIIPSPGHAAAGDAGRAWRVMRRDARRHRSPNAGWPEAAMAGALGIRLAGPRRYGNRVVDDAWMGGPALDGSGGGRMDAGPADIDRALTLYVRACLIGAPVLALLATLLD; translated from the coding sequence ATGACCATATCCGCCCTTGCCGCCGATCCGGTGCTGCTTGCCGCCATCCTGGGGCCGATCCATGCGCCCGATCCAGGGCTGCTGCTGCTGATCGTGGCGGTGCTCGACGGGTTTCTGGGCGATCCGCCGGGCCTGTGGGCACGGTTGCCGCATCCGGTCGCCCTGATCGGCCGGACGATCGCGGCGCTGGACCAGCGGCTGAACCGGCCCGAACGCAGCGCCGCCGACCGGGTCCGGCGCGGCGGCCTGACGGTTCTGGTGGTGGTGGGCGGCACGGCGGCAATCGCCTTCGGGCTGCATCTGGTGCTGGCGGTCATCCCCTTCGGCTGGGTGGTCGAGGCCCTGATCGCCACCACCCTGATCGCCCAGAAAAGCCTGTACGAGCATGTCCGCGACGTCGCCGAGGCGCTGGCACAGGACGGGCTGGCCGCCGGCCGCCGCATGGTCGCCCGCATCGTCGGCCGCGACCCCGACAGCCTGGACGAGGCAGGCGTATCGCGGGCGGGGATCGAAAGTCTGGCCGAGAATTTCTCCGACGGGGTCGTCGCACCGCTGTTCTGGTTCGCGGTGGCAGGGCTGCCGGGCCTCGCTGCCTATAAGGCGATCAACACGCTCGACAGCATGATCGGCCATCTCACCCCGCGCCATGCCGATTTCGGCCGGGTGGCTGCACGGCTCGATGATGTCGTGAACTGGCCGGCCGCCAGGCTGGCCGGGCTGCTGATCGTTGCCGCCGCCATCATCCCGAGCCCGGGCCATGCAGCGGCCGGCGATGCCGGCCGGGCCTGGCGGGTGATGCGCCGCGATGCCCGCCGCCACCGCTCGCCCAATGCCGGCTGGCCGGAGGCGGCGATGGCAGGCGCGCTGGGCATCCGGCTGGCCGGCCCGCGCCGCTATGGCAACCGGGTGGTGGACGATGCCTGGATGGGCGGGCCGGCGCTGGATGGCAGCGGCGGGGGCCGAATGG